The Fusarium keratoplasticum isolate Fu6.1 chromosome 8, whole genome shotgun sequence genome includes a region encoding these proteins:
- a CDS encoding SnoaL-like domain-containing protein: protein MSTQHTARSILESFYAAERIYMSAPPEERDFAGMAATLSPDVHLEQSSGLPYAGTFKGPQGFLDWAKSMANYFDVVDVQNPEIFEREGSERIISLGNLHLRVRKTGEKLHFPLCQVIKVDLEAGVITSIQPFYWDVYELNRAIGHRQ from the coding sequence ATGTCTACTCAACACACAGCACGGTCAATCCTCGAATCCTTCTACGCAGCAGAACGCATCTACATGTCTGCCCCACCCGAAGAACGAGACTTTGCAGGCATGGCTGCCACACTATCGCCAGACGTCCACCTCGAGCAATCATCCGGTCTTCCCTACGCGGGAACCTTCAAAGGACCCCAGGGTTTTCTGGACTGGGCCAAGAGCATGGCCAACTACTTTGACGTCGTCGACGTGCAGAACCCCGAGATCTTTGAGAGGGAGGGGTCAGAACGGATTATTTCGCTTGGAAACTTGCACTTGAGGGTCAGGAAGACGGGCGAAAAGTTGCATTTTCCGTTGTGCCAGGTTATCAAGGTTGATCTGGAGGCTGGGGTCATTACGTCCATCCAACCATTCTATTGGGATGTGTACGAGTTGAACCGGGCTATTGGGCACAGGCAGTAG
- a CDS encoding GFO-IDH-MocA domain-containing protein, which translates to MASIISRLVGAFYPTVVPKRDDAIKLGILGAANVAHMSLLTPAKSHPEIVIQAVAARDRKRAEEYAKANGIPEVKGSYQEMLDDKNIDAIYIPLPTSFHYEWAVRCIKAGKHVLVEKPCVSNAYEAEKLFNLPELSQPNAPVILEAFHTLFYPSWQYFLSFVNSDEIEHIHSQSMLPWYFTSKDGIIFDYNLSGGAMICMGTYNFAAIRQLFRAEPIECLSCETQTFPGEGREKCDIAFKAKFRFPNGAIADTESTVRGGSIWTPSSVTVTNKEAIVPDKSLPSGHEKVLKRELTLYGFLNGIVWHRIDIKDRYTIRSNGKVLKTCEEKESHKAYTFKEAGGNFANFPGEHTWISYRHMLEQFVNKVKGRETQTWVSGEDSIGHMRMIDMAYEKSGLGIRPTRKYE; encoded by the exons atggcatccatcatcagccgACTCGTGGGAGCCTTCTACCCAACAGTTGTACCTAAACGTGACGATGCTATCAAATTAGGCATTCTGGGTGCTGCAAACGTTGC CCACATGTCTCTGTTGACTCCCGCCAAGTCACACCCCGAGATTGTTATCCAGGCTGTAGCGGCCCGTGACCGCAAGAGGGCCGAAGAGTACGCCAAAGCAAACGGTATCCCAGAGGTCAAAGGTTCATATCAAG AGATGCTCGACGACAAGAACATTGACGCCATCTACATCCCTCTCCCCACTTCGTTCCACTACGAGTGGGCTGTTCGCTgcatcaaggctggcaagCACGTACTCGTTGAGAAGCCATGCGTATCCAACGCCTATGAAGCCGAGAAACTCTTTAACCTACCCGAGCTCTCTCAACCTAATGCCCCTGTCATCCTCGAAGCCTTTCACACCCTGTTCTACCCCTCATGGCAGTACTTCTTGTCATTCGTCAATTCTGATGAGATTGAACACATTCACTCACAGTCGATGCTTCCGTGGTACTTTACAAGCAAGGACGGCATCATCTTTGACTACAACCTCTCCGGCGGTGCAATGATCTGCATGGGAACCTACAACTTTGCTGCAATCCGTCAACTTTTTAGAGCTGAGCCAATTGAGTGCTTGAGTTGTGAGACGCAGACGTTCCCAGGAGAAGGACGCGAGAAGTGCGACATTGCCTTCAAGGCAAAGTTTCGCTTTCCCAACGGAGCTATCGCCGACACTGAGAGTACGGTTCGTGGTGGCAGCATTTGGACTCCTTCAAGTGTGACCGTCACGAACAAGGAAGCCATTGTCCCTGACAAGTCTCTCCCAAGCGGACACGAAAAGGTCCTGAAACGGGAGCTGACACTCTATGGGTTCCTCAACGGCATCGTCTGGCATCGCATCGACATTAAGGACAGGTATACCATCCGATCCAACGGAAAGGTACTCAAGACATGTGAAGAGAAGGAATCTCACAAAGCATACACCTTCAAAGAAGCGGGTGGCAACTTTGCCAACTTTCCAGGGGAGCACACTTGGATCTCGTACCGACACATGCTTGAGCAGTTTgtcaacaaggtcaagggccGTGAGACACAGACTTGGGTGTCTGGAGAGGATTCGATTGGACACATGAGGATGATTGACATGGCCTACGAGAAGAGCGGATTGGGCATCCGGCCTACTCGGAAGTACGAGTAG
- a CDS encoding Phosphonopyruvate hydrolase, which translates to MASSTQSKVGVLRERLNAAKPAIAMAAHNPLGAKLVEEAGFGAVWVSGFELSASYAVPDASILPMSTILEMTRAMGEVQNLPLIVDLDTGFGNAVNVAYAVPRFAAAGAAAVVIEDKAFPKDSSLRAGGRHALVSIPEFQGKITAAKVSPVLVIARTEALIAGLGEEEAIRRALAYAEAGADAVLVHSKQKTPDEILSFCQAWPGTVPLVIVPTSYPQLSFADVAALNKVGLIICGNHAVRAAVASMRRTFKRILEDGGIGRVEEEITPVPDIFALQGDDHMRSVEKDYLR; encoded by the coding sequence atggcatcatcaacccaATCCAAGGTCGGCGTTCTCCGCGAGAGACTAAAcgcagccaagccagcaaTTGCCATGGCCGCCCATAACCCTCTCGGTGCCAAGTTGGTAGAAGAAGCTGGCTTCGGGGCGGTCTGGGTCAGTGGGTTTGAACTCTCAGCTTCATACGCAGTGCCCGACGCCAGCATCTTACCCATGAGCACCATTCTTGAGATGACGCGTGCAATGGGCGAGGTCCAAAACCTTCCTCTCATTGTCGACCTTGATACAGGATTTGGCAACGCAGTCAATGTTGCTTACGCTGTTCCTCGCTTTGCTGCAGCGGGTGCAGCGGCCGTCGTCATCGAAGACAAGGCCTTCCCCAAAGACAGCAGCCTACGGGCTGGAGGACGTCACGCCCTGGTTTCTATCCCAGAGTTCCAGGGTAAGATCACCGCCGCGAAGGTCAGCCCGGTGCTTGTCATTGCTCGAACAGAGGCATTGATCGCTGGGttgggagaggaagaagccataAGGCGTGCTTTAGCCTACGCCGAAGCTGGGGCAGATGCGGTCCTAGTTCACAGCAAGCAAAAGACCCCAGACGAGATCCTATCCTTTTGTCAAGCCTGGCCAGGGACTGTACCTCTGGTGATAGTGCCAACTAGCTACCCGCAACTATCATTTGCCGACGTAGCAGCGCTGAACAAGGTCGGGCTGATCATCTGTGGTAATCATGCTGTCAGAGCAGCCGTGGCGTCAATGAGACGCACGTTTAAACGCatccttgaagatggaggcatTGGTCGAGTGGAAGAGGAGATAACTCCAGTGCCTGACATCTTTGCACTTCAAGGCGATGATCATATGCGTTCAGTTGAGAAGGATTACCTTCGCTAG
- a CDS encoding FAD-binding PCMH-type domain-containing protein, with protein MAFLPLLLVLGLYSGLCLSNPFYGPPDALTSCLATASVPYAAENSSQWIQDTKPYNLRLAYFPEAVAIPTTIKHIQDAVKCGRQHGVRISAKSGGHSYGSFGFGGEDGHLVVVMDAMNKVTLNKDMSCTIQAGARLGQVATELFNTLRRALSHGTCPGVGITGHALHGGYGMSSRIYGLTLDRLVGATVVMADGSIKYSSEWDTPNFHWALKGAGSSFGIVAELDFMTFAAPEVLTSFSIDLDWSEDEAVKGILAFQEFGVNAPRELNMQIFMGPRGQAIQGLYHGSMEGLNAALRPLLGEINAQVSKTKTMNWIESVEHFADGQPLVQRRPYDRHSTFYTTSLLTHALTRRQIESLVNALFTDAKDPSARKSWYLLLDLFGGPNSAISEKSPSSTAFPHRDKLLLYQFSDGGSNGSYPPEGFDLLRRFRESITSSLADGEWGMYANYLDTQLDGDTAARLYYGANLERLRELKREFDPDDVFWNPQGIRPA; from the exons ATGGCCTTTCTacctctccttctcgtccttggtctctACTCGGGTCTCTGCCTGAGCAACCCCTTCTACGGTCCGCCGGATGCCCTCACGTCTTGCCTCGCTACGGCGTCAGTCCCCTACGCAGCAGAGAACTCGAGTCAGTGGATACAAGACACCAAACCATACAACCTTCGCCTGGCATACTTCCCCGAAGCGGTCGCGATCCCGACAACCATCAAGCACATCCAAGATGCAGTCAAGTGCGGCAGACAACACGGAGTCAGGATCAGCGCTAAGAGCGGAGGACACAGCTATGGTTCCTTCGGCTTtggtggtgaagatggccaTCTGGTCGTTGTCATGGACGCCATGAACAAGGTCACTCTGAACAAGGACATGAGCTGCACCATCCAGGCCGGTGCACGGCTTGGCCAAGTCGCCACAGAACTGTTCAACACGCTTCGCAGAGCTCTATCCCATGGGACCTGCCCTGG TGTCGGCATCACCGGCCACGCCCTGCACGGCGGTTACGGCATGTCCTCTCGTATCTACGGTCTCACGCTCGACCGCCTCGTCGGCGcgacggtggtgatggcggaCGGATCGATCAAGTATAGCTCGGAGTGGGATACACCAAACTTTCACTGGGCACTCAAGGGAGCCGGGTCTTCGTTTGGCATTGTCGCTGAACTCGACTTTATGACATTTGCGGCACCTGAAGTGCTCACGTCTTTTAGCATCGACCTTGACTGGAGTGAAGACGAAGCGGTTAAGGGGATATTGGCCTTTCAGGAGTTTGGAGTCAACGCCCCGAGGGAGCTGAACATGCAGATCTTTATGGGACCTAGAGGCCAGGCGATCCAGGGCCTCTATCACGGCAGCATGGAGGGCCTGAATGCAGCTCTGCGACCGCTTTTGGGAGAGATTAACGCGCAAGtctcaaagacaaagactATGAACTGGATTGAGAGCGTGGAACATTTCGCTGATGGACAGCCGCTTGTCCAGAGGCGTCCGTATGACAGG CACAGCACGTTCTACACGACCAGTCTTTTGACGCATGCTCTCACGAGACGCCAAATCGAGTCCCTTGTCAACGCTCTCTTCACCGACGCCAAAGACCCCTCGGCGCGAAAATCGTGGtacctcctcctcgacctcttcgGCGGCcccaactcggccatctccgAAAAgtccccctcctccacagcaTTTCCCCACCgcgacaagctcctcctctACCAATTCTCCGACGGCGGCTCCAACGGCTCGTACCCGCCCGAAGGGTTCGACCTCCTCCGAAGGTTTAGGGAGAGCATCACGTCGAGCTTGGCAGACGGGGAGTGGGGCATGTACGCCAACTACCTGGACACGCAGCTGGATGGTGACACGGCGGCGAGGCTGTACTATGGGGCGAATCTggagaggttgagggagTTGAAGAGGGAGTTTGATCCCGATGATGTGTTTTGGAATCCGCAGGGTATCAGGCCGGCTTAG
- a CDS encoding DPBB-1 domain-containing protein, translated as MFAKFTSALLLALPLLASAAPAVAPRAQGQATYYHPGLGACGKTNGDGDLIVAMSAALFDAQKPCGRSIKVKGAAGEVTVKVVDRCEGCAYNDIDLSPTAFQQAIGDLGIGRTTTTWDWA; from the coding sequence ATGTTCGCCAAGTTCACTTccgctcttctcctcgctctcCCCCTTCTCGCCAGCGCCGCCCCGGCCGTCGCTCCTCGCGCTCAGGGTCAAGCTACTTACTACCACCCCGGCCTTGGCGCCTGTGGCAAGACCAACGGCGACGGTGACCTGATCGTTGCCATGTCGGCTGCCCTCTTCGACGCCCAGAAGCCCTGCGGCCGCagcatcaaggtcaagggcgCCGCCGGCGAGGTCACCGTTAAGGTCGTTGACCGCTGCGAGGGCTGCGCCTACAACGACATCGATCTCTCGCCCACTGCCTTCCAGCAGGCCATCGGTGATCTCGGCATCGGccgcaccaccaccacctggGACTGGGCCTAA